In the genome of Brachionichthys hirsutus isolate HB-005 chromosome 23, CSIRO-AGI_Bhir_v1, whole genome shotgun sequence, one region contains:
- the LOC137911543 gene encoding procollagen C-endopeptidase enhancer 2-like: MEPGVWIVCLLVFLTPGSTEAQGQTNHTRPTFNCGGHLVTDSGIVASEGFPSHYKPHSKCTWYITVPEGHVVMLSFRLFDLEADPTCRYDYLDVYNGHSRLVQKLGRFCGTFRPGALISTSNAMMLEMVSDEGTGGRGFLASFSAGKPHMEEDQFCGGRLTKSQGSVKTPNWPNSNYPAGISCSWHISVEPSNVIEVKFEKLDLEPDMYCRYDYVALFNGGEKDNTRRIGKFCGDRAPGAIVTNGNELLVQFVSDLSITSDGFMAHYSSVSRGSHTPTIGGDFIYGPQTTSMPQRVRKPSKPTPKPKPSPKAKPTLKPKPSPKAKPTLKPKPSPKAKPTLKPKPSPKAKPTLKPAPKPTKKPLVKIPLKPPPRKPAAKPTPKPKPTKPPPKAPVKKPTPKPAAKPKKKFTIFKPTLKPSLKAKPTRKPALKTKPTLKPGVKPVKPTIKSGVKPTVKPKTKPKVTPKPGVGKTVTRKPLVNKKPLPAVNPLCTKVCKRTGTLMSNFCPHDFVITGKVTALTSGPRGSATVEVSLIKAHKTGRLNISNSGPVKSLTLTSTCRRCPGLTKGLNYVLMGKVDAQGKGHLSPSSFTLLYKPIHAKALQNLSRKPC; this comes from the exons ATGGAGCCCGGAGTGTGGATCGTGTGCCTCCTTGTCTTTCTGACCCCGGGGTCGACGGAAGCTCAGGGTCAGACCAACCACACAAG GCCCACCTTCAACTGTGGGGGTCACCTGGTCACGGACTCGGGCATCGTGGCTAGCGAAGGGTTCCCCAGCCACTACAAACCCCACAGCAAATGCACCTGGTACATCACC GTCCCGGAGGGTCACGTCGTCATGCTGTCCTTCCGCCTCTTCGACCTGGAGGCCGACCCCACCTGTCGGTACGACTACCTGGACGTCTACAATGGTCACTCCCGCTTGGTGCAGAAGCTCGGCCGTTTCTGTGGGACGTTCCGGCCCGGCGCGCTAATCTCCACCTCCAACGCCATGATGCTGGAGATGGTGTCAGACGAAGGGACTGGAGGAAGAGGCTTCCTGGCTTCCTTCAGCGCAGGGAAGCCCCACATGGAAG AGGACCAGTTCTGTGGAGGACGGCTTACCAAATCTCAGGGCTCTGTCAAGACACCCAACTGGCCTAATTCTAATTACCCAGCAGGCATCAGCTGCTCCTGGCACATCTCTGTAGAGCCTAGCAAT GTGATTGAGGTGAAGTTCGAGAAGCTGGATTTGGAGCCTGACATGTACTGTCGCTACGACTATGTGGCGTTGTTCAACGGAGGAGAAAAGGATAACACGCGTCGAATCGGGAAGTTCTGCGGAGACAGAGCGCCAGG AGCCATAGTGACAAACGGGAACGAGCTCCTTGTCCAGTTCGTCTCCGACCTTAGCATCACCTCCGACGGCTTCATGGCCCACTATTCCAGTGTCTCTCGGGGGTCACATACACCCACCATTGGGGGAGATTTCATTTATGGACCTCAAACCACCTCAATGCCACAAAGAGTTAGAAAACCTTCCAAACCCACCCCCAAACCTAAACCCAGCCCAAAGGCCAAACCCACCCTCAAACCTAAACCCAGCCCAAAGGCCAAACCTACCCTCAAACCTAAACCCAGCCCAAAGGCCAAACCTACCCTCAAACCTAAACCCAGCCCAAAGGCCAAACCTACCCTCAAACCCGCCCCCAAACCTACCAAAAAGCCACTGGTGAAGATCCCCCTGAAACCTCCACCACGCAAGCCTGCAGCCAAGCCTACACCTAAACCCAAACCAACTAAACCCCCACCTAAAGCACCGGTGAAAAAGCCAACGCCTAAACCTGCAGCTAAACCTAAAAAGAAATTTACGATTTTTAAACCAACGCTCAAGCCAAGTCTTAAGGCTAAACCAACACGAAAGCCTGCGCTAAAAACCAAGCCCACCTTAAAACCTGGTGTCAAACCAGTAAAGCCAACCATTAAGAGTGGAGTCAAACCCACAGTAAAGCCAAAGACGAAACCAAAAGTGACGCCCAAACCTGGAGTGGGCAAGACGGTGACGAGGAAGCCTCTTGTGAACAAGAAAC CTCTGCCCGCTGTGAACCCGCTGTGTACAAAAGTATGCAAGAGAACAGGAACTCTAATGTCCAACTTCTGCCCTCATGACTTCG TGATTACTGGGAAGGTTACAGCTTTGACCAGCGGTCCAAGGGGCTCGGCAACAGTTGAGGTGTCACTAATCAAGGCCCATAAGACAGGACGCCTTAATATCTCCAACTCGGGGCCTGTCAAGTCACTCACACTGACCAGCACATGCAGAAGATGTCCTGGTCTCACCAAAG GGCTGAACTATGTGTTGATGGGAAAAGTCGACGCGCAGGGCAAAGGTCACCTCAGCCCGTCCAGCTTCACGCTCCTCTATAAACCCATCCACGCGAAAGCGCTGCAAAACCTCTCACGCAAACCGtgctga
- the LOC137911561 gene encoding transmembrane protein 272, producing MSNARLLQQIRSTPQPPTPILAASKVVMCIIPIAQIAIGAVHLQDCPRQPLIPVYLIVMGTFSLVLTLLSCLPCAREQDDGTSNPLSRVCITWNSLVSVFVFCWFIAGNVWIYSIYKPSFVKNATAPELYCDKTLYLFAFWTSTLVYVFLGIFLVGGCCVLFCFCLCGRADPDDDV from the exons ATGTCGAACGCGAGGCTCCTTCAACAGATCCGCAGCACCCCCCAACCCCCGACGCCGATACTCG CTGCTTCAAAGGTGGTTATGTGCATCATACCCATTGCTCAGATTGCAATCG gtgcggTGCACCTGCAGGACTGTCCGCGGCAGCCGCTCATCCCCGTCTACTTGATAGTGATGGGCACCTTCAGCCTGGTGCTGACGCTGCTCTCCTGCCTACCCTGTGCCCGTGAGCAAGATGACGGAACCTCTAACCCCCTCAGTCGGGTCTGCATCACCTGGAACTCGctggtctctgtgtttgtgttctgcTGGTTTATTGCTG GCAACGTGTGGATTTACTCCATTTACAAGCCCAGCTTCGTCAAGAACGCGACGGCCCCGGAGCTGTACTGCGATAAGACGCTTTACCTCTTCGCCTTCTGGACCTCCACCTTGGTCTACGTCTTCCTGGGTATATTCCTTGTCGGCGGCTGCTGCGTcctgttctgtttctgcttgtgCGGCCGAGCCGACCCCGACGACGACGTTTAA